CTGCAGACCATGGGCCTGACCGTCTCCAGGACCGGCAAAGGCACCTTCGTCGTGTCCAGCACCGTCGAGGACCCCACCTTCGGCGACTACGCGGCCAGCGACCTCCTGGAAGTCCGTCGGCACGTCGAGATCCCGGTCGCCGGCTACGCGGCCGTACGACGGACCCCCGAGGACCTCGACCACCTCGCGCACCTGCTGGAGCGCATGGAGCACGAGACCGACACCACCGCGTGGGTCGCCATGGACACCCTCTTCCATCTGGCCGTGGCGCAGGCCGCCCAGAACCCGGTGTTCCGCCGGGTGATCGAGGAGATCCGGGACGCGCTGGCCCGTCAGTCGGCGTTCCTGAACGAGCTGGGCGGCCGGCGCGAGCAGTCCAACCGTGAGCACCGGGCGATCGTCGAGGCACTGATCGACCGCAGCGAGGACGACGCGGTGGCGGCCATGTCCCACCACCTCGACCGGGTCTCCACGACCCTCACCGACATCGTGCGCGCCGCGCACACGGACACCCCCCACGAGACAACCCCGGAAGGCGGACCCGAGGCGTGAGCGAGCAATCCCTGCACGACGGCACGGCGAACGGGACGGCGCAGAAGAAGGCCGTCCACGTCGACGCCGGTGACGCGGGCTACAGCAAGTCGCTGAAGTCCCGGCACGTGAACATGATCGCCATCGGCGGTGCCATCGGCACCGGCCTGTTCCTCGGCGCGGGCGGCCGGCTGGCCGACGCCGGCCCGTCCCTCTTCATCGCCTACGCGGTCTGCGGCGTCTTCGCCTTCCTCGTCGTCCGGGCACTGGGCGAACTCGTCCTCTACCGGCCCTCGTCCGGCGCCTTCGTGTCGTACGCCCGTGAGTTCCTGGGCGAGAAGGGCGCGTACGTCGCGGGCTGGATGTACTTCCTGAACTGGGCCACCACCGGCATCGCCGACATCACCGCGGTGGCCCTCTACACCCACTACTGGGGCCTGTTCTCCGACATTCCGCAGTGGGTGCTCGCGCTGATCGCCCTGGCGGTCGTCCTCACCGTGAACCTGATCTCCGTGCGGATGTTCGGTGAACTGGAGTTCTGGTTCGCCATCATCAAGGTCAGCGCCCTCGTCGTCTTCATGCTGATCGGCATCTTCCTGCTGGTCACCCAGCACGAGGTCGACGGCACCACCCCCGGCCCGTCCCTGATCACCGACAACGGCGGCGTCTTCCCCAACGGCCTGCTGCCCATGCTGCTGATCATCCAGGGCGTCGTCTTCGCCTACGCCTCCGTCGAACTCGTCGGTGTCGCGGCGGGCGAGACCGAGAACCCCGAGAAGATCATGCCGAAGGCGATCAACTCGATCATGTGGCGGGTCGGCCTCTTCTACGTCGGCTCCGTCGTCCTCCTCGCGATGCTCCTGCCGTGGAACAAGTACTCGTCCGGCGAGAGCCCCTTCGTGACCGTCCTGTCCAACATCGGCATCCCGGCGGCCGGCGGTGTGATGAACCTGGTCGTCCTCACGGCGGCCATGTCGTCCCTCAACTCGGGCCTGTACTCCACCGGCCGCATCCTGCGCTCGATGGCGATGTCCGGCTCCGCGCCGAAGTTCACCGGCAACATGAGCCGCAGCCAGGTCCCGTACGGCGGCATCCTGCTCACCAGCGGCTTCTGCGTACTCGGCGTCGGCCTCAACTTCGTCGTCCCCGCCGACGCCTTCGAGATCGTGCTGAACTTCGCCGCGATCGGCATCCTCGCCACCTGGGGCATGATCATGATCTGCCACCTGGTGTTCTGGCGGAAGACCGAGAACGGCGAGCTGACCCGCCCGAGCTACCGCCTTCCCGGCTCCCCGTGGACCGAGCTCGTGACGCTGGCCTTCCTCGCCTCCGTCCTCGTCCTGATGTACGCCGACGGCGGCGCCGGCCGCACCACCGTGCTGTGTCTGCCCCTGATCGCCGGGGTGCTGGTCGCGGGCTGGTACGGCGTCCGCGCCCAGGTGGCCCGCAAGGCCGCCGAGGCGAAAACGGCCGGCCAGTCCACCCAAGCCGGCGGGCCGACCGGAGCCGACGCGTGAACCACGCGGTGATGCAGGATGAAGTAATGCAGGAAGCAGTGCAGGCAGCCATGTACGGCAGTTCTCTCGCGGACGCTCCCGCGATCCGTGAACCCCTCCACTCGCCCGTCGCGCACCTCGTGCGCGGCGGGGTCATCGAGGGCATCCACTACGGTTCCGTCGTCGTCCTCGGCACTGACGGACAGGTGGAACTCCAGGTGGGCGACATCGAGGCGGCCTTCTACCCGCGCTCGGCCCTGAAGCCGGTGCAGGCGGTGGCCATGCTCAGGGCAGGGCTGCCCCTCGACGGCGAGTTGCTTTCCCTGGCCGCCGCCAGCCACTCCGGCGAGGAACGCCACCTGGCCGGCTCCCGCCGCATCCTGGAGCTGGCCGGCCTCGCCGAGGACGACCTGCGCAACGTGCCGGACCTGCCGTTCGACCCGGTCGTCCGGGACGGCTGGATACGCGAGGGCCGCCTGCCCTCCCGCCTCGCCCAGAACTGCTCCGGCAAGCACGCGGCGATGCTCTACACCTGCGAGCTCAACGGCTGGCCCCTCGACAGCTACCTCGACCCCGGCCACCCCCTCCAGCAGGCGATCGCCGAGATCGTCGAGGACCTCACCGGGCAGCGCATCGCCCAGGTGACCGTCGACGGTTGCGGAGCGCCCCTCTTCTCCATCTCCCTGCACGGTCTCGCCCGCGCCGCGGCCCGCATCACCACCGCCGCCCCGGACACCCCGGAGGCGCTGGTCGCCGACGCGATGCGAGACCACGCCGAGATGGCGTCCGGTTCCGGGCGGGACGTGGCCGCGCTGATGCGGGCCGTACCCGGGTTGCTCAGCAAGGACGGCTTCGAGGGTGTCCAGGTCGCGGCCCTTCCCGACGGCCGGGCCGTCGCGGTGAAGATCGCCGATGGTGCGAACCGGGCCCGTGTTCCGGTGACGGCGGCGGCACTGGTGCGGGCGGGCGTGGATCCGGAGCTGCTCACCGAGTTCGAGGGTGAGGCTCTGCTGGGTGGTGGACGTGAGGTCGGACGGGTTCGGCCGGCCCGCGTGCTCGATCCTGTGCCGCGACGGTAGGGGATCCGCTTCTTTCGCCCCCGCCGCCCCTACCCGTCCCATCCCGTTCCTGGGGGCTGCCGCCCCCAGACCCCCGCTTTCGGCCCTGAACGGGCCTCGTCCTCAAACGCCGGACGGGCTGGGTGGGTGGGTCTCGTTCTCGGACATCGGACGGGCTGGGTGGATGGGCCTCGTCCTCAAACGCCGGACGGGCTGGGTGGGTGGCGGGCCACGTTCTCGAACATCGGACGGGCTGAATTGTCAGCCCCCTTCACGGAAGCAGGCCGACTCACTGATGACCGGCGCAGCCACTCGTAGCGAACACGACCTCCTCGGCGACCGGGACGTGCCGGCCGAGGTGTACTGGGGTGTCCACACCCTGCGTGCCACGGAGAACTTCCCCATCACCGGCATGACCATCTCCGCCTACCCGCATCTCATCGACGCCCTCGCCGCCGTCAAGGAGGCCGCCGCCCTCGCCAACGAGGAACTCGGTCTCCTCGAAACGAAGAAGGCAGCCGCGATCGTCGAGGCATGCCGGGAGATCCGGGGCGGCGGCCTGCACGACCAGTTCGTGGTGGACGTCGTGCAGGGCGGGGCGGGCACCTCGACGAACATGAACGCCAACGAGGTCGTCGCCAACCGGGCGTTGGAGCTGCTGGGCCACGAGAAGGGCCAGTACCAGTACCTGCACCCCAACGAGGACGTCAACCTCGGCCAGTCCACCAACGACGTCTACCCGACCGCCGTCAAGGTCGCGACCGTCTTCGCGGTGCGGGAACTGCTCAAGGCGATGAAGGTGCTCCAGGACGCCTTCGCCCGCAAGGCCGTCGAGTTCCGTGACGTCCTGAAGATGGGGCGCACGCAGCTCCAGGACGCCGTACCGATGACGCTCGGGCAGGAGTTCTCGGCGTACGCCGTGATGATCGAGGAGGACCGCAGCCGCCTCGCGGAGGCGGTCGAGCTGATCCACGAGATCAACCTCGGCGCCACCGCGATCGGCACGGGCCTCAACGCCCCCGCCGGATATGCCGAGTCGGCCCGCCGCCACCTCGCCGAGATCACCGGACTCCCGCTCGTCACGGCCGCCAACCTGGTCGAAGCCACCCAGGACTGCGGGGCGTTCGTCCAGATGTCCGGCGTGCTCAAGCGGGTCGCCGTCAAGCTGTCGAAGAGCTGCAACGACCTGCGTCTGCTGTCCTCCGGGCCGCGCGCCGGGCTCGGTGAGATCAACCTGCCGCCGGTGCAGGCGGGTTCGTCGATCATGCCCGGCAAGGTCAACCCGGTGATCCCCGAGGTCGTCAACCAGGTCGCCTTCGAGGTGATCGGCAACGACGTCACCATCACCATGGCCGCGGAAGCCGGGCAGCTCCAGCTCAACGCCTTCGAGCCGATCATCCTGCACTCCCTCTCGGAGTCCATCACGCATCTGCGCGCAGCCTGCCTCACGCTCGCCGAGCGCTGTGTCGACGGCATCACCGCCAACACCGAGGCGCTGCGCGCGAGTGTCGAGAACTCCATCGGCCTGGTCACCGCCCTCAACCCGTACATCGGGTACACGGCAGCCACCGACATCGCCAAGGAGGCGCTCGTCAGCGGTCGCGGCGTCGCCGAACTCGTCCTGGAGAAGGGCCTGTTGCCCGCCGAACGACTCGCCGGCCTGCTGCGTCCCGAGATCCTGGCGGGCAACGGCGCGTAGCGCTCCACCGAGGGGCGCGTTCGCGCCCTCGGCTTCACCAGCACCGCTCGGACACACACGAACGCGCACGAGGACCGGCCCGGAGGGAGAATGGTGATCATGGCATCAGTTCCGTCGCCCTCACCCTCGCCCTCGGCCTCGCCCCCGACCTTCCAGCCGGTCCTGGAACGCATCGCCGAGGAGATCGGACGCACCCCCGGCCGCGGTCGCCCCGCCGACTACATCCCGGCGCTCGCCGCCCGCGACCCACGCAGCTTCGGTATGGCCGTCGCCGAACTGGACGGGACGGTGTACGGGGTGGGGGACTGGCGGGAGCCGTTCTCCGCGCAGTCCGTCACCAAGGTCTTCACCCTCGCCCTCGACCTGGCCCGCGAGGGCGACGAACTCTGGGAGCACGTCGGCCGCGAACCCTCCGGAAACCCCTTCAACTCCCTGATCCAGCTGGAGTACGAGAGCGGCATCCCGCGCAACCCGTTCATCAACGCGGGCGCCCTCGTCGTGACCGACCGACTGCACACCCGTACCGGGGACGCGGCCGGCGCGCTCCTCGACTTCCTGCGCACGGAGTCCGGCAACCCCGGGCTCACCTTCGACAAGGAGGTCGCCGCCTCGGAGGCCGGCCGCGGCCATCGCAACGCGGCCCTCGCCCACTTCATGGCCTCGTACGGCAACATCGACAACCCGGTGCCGGACCTGCTGGAGCAGTACTTCCGGCAGTGCTCGGTGGAGGCGTCCTGCGCGGACCTCGCCCTGGCCTCGAACTTCCTGGCCCGCCACGGCGTCCGGGCCGACGGCACCCGTCTCCTGACCCGCAGCCAGTCCAAGCAGATCAACGCCATCATGCTGACCTGCGGCACCTACGACGCGGCAGGCGACTTCGCCTACCGGGTGGGCCTCCCCGGCAAGAGCGGAGTGGGCGGCGGCATCATCGCCATCGTGCCGGGCCGCTGCACGCTGTGCGTCTGGAGCCCCGGGCTCGACGAGCGCGGCAACTCGGTCGCGGGGGTGGCGGCCCTGGACCGCTTCACGACACTGACGGGAGTATCGGTCTTCTAGCCGTCGGGTGTTCCTGCGGGACTCCTCGACGTCCTGTCGGGGAGCAGCCACTTCAGGGGCGCGGGGGGCTGTGCGACAGGCCCCACCGGTCCGCGCCCGGCCGCCGACCCCCAGAGGTCACCAGCCAGTAACTCCCAGGCCTCCGCCCGGAGGGCACCCCGTCCACCCGCCCTTGTCACGCTGCACCGGTGAAGGCTCCCCCGACGACCCTCTCCCGCTGCCGGGCAACAGGCCTGGTCGGCACCGCGTGCCTCGCCCTCGGAGGAGAGACCGCCGGAGCCCTCCCCGTACGCGAACTCATCGCACCCTCCAACGCCCGCGCCGCACTGGGCCTGGTCGGTGTCTACTTCGGTGTCGTCCTGCTGATAGCCGCCTGGACCCTGCTCGGCAGACTGGTCCGGGGCCCGCAGCCGCCCACCGTGCGCTCCCTGATGCTCGTCCTCGCGGTCTGGGCGACCCCGCTGCTCCTCGCCCCACCCCTGTTCAGCCGGGACGTCTACAGCTATCTCGCCCAGGGCGCGATGGTCGACGCGCACATGGACGTGTACACGCACGGCCCCGCCCTGCTCGGCGGCCCGCTCGCCGCCGAGGTCGCCCCGGTGTGGCAGCAGACCGGGGCGCCGTACGGCCCGGTGTTCCTCGCCGTGGCGTCCGGGCTCTCCGGACTGACCCGGGGCGAGATCCCGGCCGGTCTGTTCGGCCTGCGGCTGGTCGCGCTGCTCGGCGTGGCGCTGATGGCGGCGGCCCTGCCCCGCCTGGCCCGGCACAGCGGCGCCGACCCGGCCGCCGCGCTGTGGCTGGGTGCCCTGAACCCGCTGGTCCTGCTGCATCTGGTGGCAGGCGCGCACAACGACGCGATCATGCTCGGGCTGCTCGGCGTCGGTCTGGTGACGGCGCTGGGCCGGTGGCCGGTCCTAAGCGCCGTACTCGTCACGCTCGCCGCCCTCGTCAAGGCACCCGCCGTCCTGGGCCTCGCCGCGGTCGTGGCGCTCCAGATCCGCGCGGGCCGCAGCCCGGTGCGGGCGGTACTGACCACCGTGGGCGCGGCAGCCGCGACCACCGTCGCCGTCACCGCGCTGGCCGGCACCGGATACGGCTGGATAGGTGCCCTGAGAACCCCGGTGTCACCCCAGAACTGGGCCCTCACCAGCCTCCTCGGCCGCGCCACGGCCGCCGCGCTCACGAAGACGGGCAGCGATCTGGCACCGCTCGCCGTCCCGGCCTGGCATCTGCTGGGCCTCGCGATCACCGCCCTCACCATCGCCTTCATATGGCTGCGCCGCCCACGCCTCAGTCCGCTCTACGCGCTCGGCCTCAGCCTGGCCGTCGTGGTCGTCCTCGGCCCCGCGATCCGGCCCTGGTACGCGCTGTGGGCCCTGTTCCTCATCGCCGCCGCGGCGCCCAGCACCTCCGTACGCCACCGCCTCGCCGCCGTCACGGGTGTCGTCGCGCTCCTGGCCCTGCCGAGCGGCGCGCCCGCCGGGGCAGAGGAACTGGTCCTGGCCGTCTCGGGCGGGGCACTGGCCATGGTCGTCCTCTGGCAGGCCCACCAGGCCCATCAGGCGGCTCACACACCCCTGCGGGAGAGCACGGTATGAGCCCGAGCCCTGTGGGACTGCCCCGCACCGACCGGGAACGGCTGCTCCTGGTGCTCGTCCTCGCCGTCACGGTGACCGTGTTCACGGCGACCGTGCCCCTGCTGCGCGGCTGGTTCGACCTGCGGGTCTACTACGGGACCGTCGACACCTGGGTCCACCAC
The DNA window shown above is from Streptomyces sp. NBC_01451 and carries:
- a CDS encoding FadR/GntR family transcriptional regulator, giving the protein MEAVLGHLRSAIERGDYAVGDKLPSEAELCRRLEVSRPVLREALRALQTMGLTVSRTGKGTFVVSSTVEDPTFGDYAASDLLEVRRHVEIPVAGYAAVRRTPEDLDHLAHLLERMEHETDTTAWVAMDTLFHLAVAQAAQNPVFRRVIEEIRDALARQSAFLNELGGRREQSNREHRAIVEALIDRSEDDAVAAMSHHLDRVSTTLTDIVRAAHTDTPHETTPEGGPEA
- a CDS encoding amino acid permease, which encodes MSEQSLHDGTANGTAQKKAVHVDAGDAGYSKSLKSRHVNMIAIGGAIGTGLFLGAGGRLADAGPSLFIAYAVCGVFAFLVVRALGELVLYRPSSGAFVSYAREFLGEKGAYVAGWMYFLNWATTGIADITAVALYTHYWGLFSDIPQWVLALIALAVVLTVNLISVRMFGELEFWFAIIKVSALVVFMLIGIFLLVTQHEVDGTTPGPSLITDNGGVFPNGLLPMLLIIQGVVFAYASVELVGVAAGETENPEKIMPKAINSIMWRVGLFYVGSVVLLAMLLPWNKYSSGESPFVTVLSNIGIPAAGGVMNLVVLTAAMSSLNSGLYSTGRILRSMAMSGSAPKFTGNMSRSQVPYGGILLTSGFCVLGVGLNFVVPADAFEIVLNFAAIGILATWGMIMICHLVFWRKTENGELTRPSYRLPGSPWTELVTLAFLASVLVLMYADGGAGRTTVLCLPLIAGVLVAGWYGVRAQVARKAAEAKTAGQSTQAGGPTGADA
- a CDS encoding asparaginase; the protein is MYGSSLADAPAIREPLHSPVAHLVRGGVIEGIHYGSVVVLGTDGQVELQVGDIEAAFYPRSALKPVQAVAMLRAGLPLDGELLSLAAASHSGEERHLAGSRRILELAGLAEDDLRNVPDLPFDPVVRDGWIREGRLPSRLAQNCSGKHAAMLYTCELNGWPLDSYLDPGHPLQQAIAEIVEDLTGQRIAQVTVDGCGAPLFSISLHGLARAAARITTAAPDTPEALVADAMRDHAEMASGSGRDVAALMRAVPGLLSKDGFEGVQVAALPDGRAVAVKIADGANRARVPVTAAALVRAGVDPELLTEFEGEALLGGGREVGRVRPARVLDPVPRR
- the aspA gene encoding aspartate ammonia-lyase, producing MTGAATRSEHDLLGDRDVPAEVYWGVHTLRATENFPITGMTISAYPHLIDALAAVKEAAALANEELGLLETKKAAAIVEACREIRGGGLHDQFVVDVVQGGAGTSTNMNANEVVANRALELLGHEKGQYQYLHPNEDVNLGQSTNDVYPTAVKVATVFAVRELLKAMKVLQDAFARKAVEFRDVLKMGRTQLQDAVPMTLGQEFSAYAVMIEEDRSRLAEAVELIHEINLGATAIGTGLNAPAGYAESARRHLAEITGLPLVTAANLVEATQDCGAFVQMSGVLKRVAVKLSKSCNDLRLLSSGPRAGLGEINLPPVQAGSSIMPGKVNPVIPEVVNQVAFEVIGNDVTITMAAEAGQLQLNAFEPIILHSLSESITHLRAACLTLAERCVDGITANTEALRASVENSIGLVTALNPYIGYTAATDIAKEALVSGRGVAELVLEKGLLPAERLAGLLRPEILAGNGA
- a CDS encoding glutaminase: MASVPSPSPSPSASPPTFQPVLERIAEEIGRTPGRGRPADYIPALAARDPRSFGMAVAELDGTVYGVGDWREPFSAQSVTKVFTLALDLAREGDELWEHVGREPSGNPFNSLIQLEYESGIPRNPFINAGALVVTDRLHTRTGDAAGALLDFLRTESGNPGLTFDKEVAASEAGRGHRNAALAHFMASYGNIDNPVPDLLEQYFRQCSVEASCADLALASNFLARHGVRADGTRLLTRSQSKQINAIMLTCGTYDAAGDFAYRVGLPGKSGVGGGIIAIVPGRCTLCVWSPGLDERGNSVAGVAALDRFTTLTGVSVF
- the mptB gene encoding polyprenol phosphomannose-dependent alpha 1,6 mannosyltransferase MptB, giving the protein MKAPPTTLSRCRATGLVGTACLALGGETAGALPVRELIAPSNARAALGLVGVYFGVVLLIAAWTLLGRLVRGPQPPTVRSLMLVLAVWATPLLLAPPLFSRDVYSYLAQGAMVDAHMDVYTHGPALLGGPLAAEVAPVWQQTGAPYGPVFLAVASGLSGLTRGEIPAGLFGLRLVALLGVALMAAALPRLARHSGADPAAALWLGALNPLVLLHLVAGAHNDAIMLGLLGVGLVTALGRWPVLSAVLVTLAALVKAPAVLGLAAVVALQIRAGRSPVRAVLTTVGAAAATTVAVTALAGTGYGWIGALRTPVSPQNWALTSLLGRATAAALTKTGSDLAPLAVPAWHLLGLAITALTIAFIWLRRPRLSPLYALGLSLAVVVVLGPAIRPWYALWALFLIAAAAPSTSVRHRLAAVTGVVALLALPSGAPAGAEELVLAVSGGALAMVVLWQAHQAHQAAHTPLRESTV